A single window of Ovis canadensis isolate MfBH-ARS-UI-01 breed Bighorn chromosome 15, ARS-UI_OviCan_v2, whole genome shotgun sequence DNA harbors:
- the PIH1D2 gene encoding PIH1 domain-containing protein 2 isoform X1, translated as MESSSKGLLTQVTQFWNLLDDLAESNPESYQKFIQQQLKEGKEFCATPEPQLCLQTRILKPKEKLLFINLCQWKRIPAPESATHPVPLSIGRPEDTSETSDVYTVIDVAYHPDVLQAAEKDQVKKDQLIRMAMKCIEEQLQLTLSNCYSITKFRLKGSIQRMKQNLMGIQTNPTDLREKMRNELTLEKIRSSTVSNSDQFPQFLLPKDQVSSKTACLIEEISSTETEVEMKRPAYELKLVADQNEKPLKIELKVELPGINSVSLCDLSVSEDDILIEVSEKYRLYLNLPESVDTEMTTAKFIKEKATLIVTMPLVLAHFKNE; from the exons ATGGAGTCATCCTCAAAGGGTCTGCTTACCCAGGTTACTCAGTTCTGGAACCTCTTAGATGATCTGGCTGAAAGTAACCCTGAGAGCTATCAGAAGTTCATTCAACAGCAGCTCAAAGAGGGGAAAGAGTTCTGTGCTACCCCAGAACCACAGCTCTGTCTACAAACCAGGATTCTG aaaccaaaagaaaaattactttttatcaaCCTATGTCAGTGGAAAAGGATCCCAGCTCCAGAATCAGCCACTCATCCAGTACCTCTAAGTATTGGCAGACCAGAAGATACATCTGAGACATCAG ATGTTTACACAGTCATCGATGTTGCCTATCATCCTGATGTTCTCCAGGCAGCAGAGAAAGACCAAGTGAAAAAAGATCAACTGATACGGATGGCCATGAAATGCATTGAGGAACAACTCCAACTTACTCTCTCAAACTGTTACTCTATTACCAAATTTAGACTAAAAGGAAGCATtcaaagaatgaaacaaaatctGATGGGAATCCAAACCAATCCCACAGActtaagagagaaaatgagaaacg aactaaCCCTTGAAAAGATAAGAAGCAGTACTGTGAGCAATTCAGATCAGTTTCCTCAATTTTTACTGCCGAAAGACCAAGTTTCAAGTAAAACAGCGTGTCTGATAGAAGAAATTTCTAGTACAGAGACTGAAGTGGAGATGAAGAGACCAGCCTATGAATTAAAACTTGTGGCAGATCAGAATGAGAAACCTCTGAAAATTGAATTGAAAGTTGAATTACCTGGTATTAATTCAGTATCTCTCTGTGACCTTAGTGTTTCTGAG gatgatATATTGATCGAGGTCTCTGAAAAGTACAGATTATATCTAAATCTTCCAGAATCTGTGGATACTGAAATGACTACAGCAAAATTTATCAAAGAGAAAGCCACTTTAATCGTCACAATGCCATTGGT acttgcacattttaaaaatgaatga
- the PIH1D2 gene encoding PIH1 domain-containing protein 2 isoform X2, with translation MESSSKGLLTQVTQFWNLLDDLAESNPESYQKFIQQQLKEGKEFCATPEPQLCLQTRILKPKEKLLFINLCQWKRIPAPESATHPVPLSIGRPEDTSETSDVYTVIDVAYHPDVLQAAEKDQVKKDQLIRMAMKCIEEQLQLTLSNCYSITKFRLKGSIQRMKQNLMGIQTNPTDLREKMRNELTLEKIRSSTVSNSDQFPQFLLPKDQVSSKTACLIEEISSTETEVEMKRPAYELKLVADQNEKPLKIELKVELPGINSVSLCDLSVSEDDILIEVSEKYRLYLNLPESVDTEMTTAKFIKEKATLIVTMPLV, from the exons ATGGAGTCATCCTCAAAGGGTCTGCTTACCCAGGTTACTCAGTTCTGGAACCTCTTAGATGATCTGGCTGAAAGTAACCCTGAGAGCTATCAGAAGTTCATTCAACAGCAGCTCAAAGAGGGGAAAGAGTTCTGTGCTACCCCAGAACCACAGCTCTGTCTACAAACCAGGATTCTG aaaccaaaagaaaaattactttttatcaaCCTATGTCAGTGGAAAAGGATCCCAGCTCCAGAATCAGCCACTCATCCAGTACCTCTAAGTATTGGCAGACCAGAAGATACATCTGAGACATCAG ATGTTTACACAGTCATCGATGTTGCCTATCATCCTGATGTTCTCCAGGCAGCAGAGAAAGACCAAGTGAAAAAAGATCAACTGATACGGATGGCCATGAAATGCATTGAGGAACAACTCCAACTTACTCTCTCAAACTGTTACTCTATTACCAAATTTAGACTAAAAGGAAGCATtcaaagaatgaaacaaaatctGATGGGAATCCAAACCAATCCCACAGActtaagagagaaaatgagaaacg aactaaCCCTTGAAAAGATAAGAAGCAGTACTGTGAGCAATTCAGATCAGTTTCCTCAATTTTTACTGCCGAAAGACCAAGTTTCAAGTAAAACAGCGTGTCTGATAGAAGAAATTTCTAGTACAGAGACTGAAGTGGAGATGAAGAGACCAGCCTATGAATTAAAACTTGTGGCAGATCAGAATGAGAAACCTCTGAAAATTGAATTGAAAGTTGAATTACCTGGTATTAATTCAGTATCTCTCTGTGACCTTAGTGTTTCTGAG gatgatATATTGATCGAGGTCTCTGAAAAGTACAGATTATATCTAAATCTTCCAGAATCTGTGGATACTGAAATGACTACAGCAAAATTTATCAAAGAGAAAGCCACTTTAATCGTCACAATGCCATTGGTGTAA
- the PIH1D2 gene encoding PIH1 domain-containing protein 2 isoform X3, protein MESSSKGLLTQVTQFWNLLDDLAESNPESYQKFIQQQLKEGKEFCATPEPQLCLQTRILKPKEKLLFINLCQWKRIPAPESATHPVPLSIGRPEDTSETSELTLEKIRSSTVSNSDQFPQFLLPKDQVSSKTACLIEEISSTETEVEMKRPAYELKLVADQNEKPLKIELKVELPGINSVSLCDLSVSEDDILIEVSEKYRLYLNLPESVDTEMTTAKFIKEKATLIVTMPLVLAHFKNE, encoded by the exons ATGGAGTCATCCTCAAAGGGTCTGCTTACCCAGGTTACTCAGTTCTGGAACCTCTTAGATGATCTGGCTGAAAGTAACCCTGAGAGCTATCAGAAGTTCATTCAACAGCAGCTCAAAGAGGGGAAAGAGTTCTGTGCTACCCCAGAACCACAGCTCTGTCTACAAACCAGGATTCTG aaaccaaaagaaaaattactttttatcaaCCTATGTCAGTGGAAAAGGATCCCAGCTCCAGAATCAGCCACTCATCCAGTACCTCTAAGTATTGGCAGACCAGAAGATACATCTGAGACATCAG aactaaCCCTTGAAAAGATAAGAAGCAGTACTGTGAGCAATTCAGATCAGTTTCCTCAATTTTTACTGCCGAAAGACCAAGTTTCAAGTAAAACAGCGTGTCTGATAGAAGAAATTTCTAGTACAGAGACTGAAGTGGAGATGAAGAGACCAGCCTATGAATTAAAACTTGTGGCAGATCAGAATGAGAAACCTCTGAAAATTGAATTGAAAGTTGAATTACCTGGTATTAATTCAGTATCTCTCTGTGACCTTAGTGTTTCTGAG gatgatATATTGATCGAGGTCTCTGAAAAGTACAGATTATATCTAAATCTTCCAGAATCTGTGGATACTGAAATGACTACAGCAAAATTTATCAAAGAGAAAGCCACTTTAATCGTCACAATGCCATTGGT acttgcacattttaaaaatgaatga